The following are from one region of the Siniperca chuatsi isolate FFG_IHB_CAS linkage group LG21, ASM2008510v1, whole genome shotgun sequence genome:
- the galr2b gene encoding galanin receptor 2b, with protein MSDFEEFSKAGGQANVSESYQLNPTSVIVSVVFSLIFLLGTIGNSLVLAVLLRSGQVGYNTTNLFILNLSVADFFFIIFCVPFQATIYSLEGWVFGSFMCKVVHFFINLTMYASSFTLAAVSVDRYLAIRYPLRSRELRTPCNAVVAMVIIWGLSLVFAGPYLSYYDLIDYANSTVCIPGWEEQNRKVLDTCTFLFGYVIPVLIVSLSYTRTIKYLWTAVDPLDGMSESKRAKRKVTKMIIIVTVLFCICWLPYHVVILCYLYGDFPFNQTTYAFRLLSHCMAYANSCVNPIVYALVSKHFRKGFKKVFSCILSKNGRNKVHVVHVANTVPGFEAGSTEVSQMNEENIRQNECEMINRPIAEPREATVTLNLPFQRQT; from the exons atgtctgactttgaaGAGTTCAGCAAGGCAGGAGGGCAGGCGAATGTGTCAGAGAGCTACCAGCTGAACCCCACTAGTGTGATTGTGTCTGTGGTCTTCTCCCTCATCTTCCTGCTGGGCACCATCGGCAACAGCCTGGTGCTCGCTGTGCTTCTGCGGAGCGGGCAGGTTGGATACAACACAACCAATCTGTTCATACTCAACCTGAGCGTGGCCGacttcttcttcatcatcttctgCGTTCCTTTCCAAGCCACCATCTACTCTCTGGAGGGCTGGGTGTTTGGCTCCTTCATGTGCAAAGTGGTCCACTTTTTCATCAACCTCACCATGTACGCCAGCAGCTTCACGCTCGCTGCAGTCTCTGTTGACCG ATATCTGGCCATTCGTTACCCACTGCGCTCTAGAGAGCTACGAACCCCGTGTAATGCAGTAGTTGCCATGGTGATCATCTGGGGTCTTTCCCTGGTCTTTGCAGGTCCTTATCTAAGCTACTACGACCTGATTGATTATGCCAACAGTACTGTGTGTATCCCCGGCTGGGAGGAGCAGAACCGTAAGGTGCTGGATACGTGCACCTTCCTGTTTGGCTACGTCATCCCTGTGCTGATTGTGAGTCTCTCGTACACTCGAACCATCAAGTACCTGTGGACGGCTGTCGACCCTCTGGACGGCATGTCGGAATCCAAGAGGGCCAAACGCAAAGTCACCAAAATGATCATCATTGTCACCGTGCTTTTCTGCATATGCTGGCTGCCCTACCATGTGGTGATCTTGTGCTACCTGTATGGAGACTTCCCTTTCAATCAGACCACGTACGCCTTCAggcttctctctcactgcatGGCCTACGCCAACTCTTGTGTCAACCCCATCGTGTACGCTCTGGTGTCCAAGCACTTTCGCAAAGGCTTCAAGAAAGTGTTCAGCTGCATCCTCAGCAAAAATGGGAGAAATAAGGTTCATGTGGTTCATGTAGCCAACACTGTGCCTGGGTTTGAAGCAGGCTCCACAGAGGTGTCGCAGATGAACGAGGAGAACATACGACAGAACGAATGTGAAATGATTAACAGGCCTATCGCAGAGCCAAGAGAAGCCACAGTGACACTGAATTTGCCCTTTCAGCGGCAGACTTGA